In a single window of the Ruminococcus albus 7 = DSM 20455 genome:
- a CDS encoding sugar kinase, with the protein MRFVTFGEMLLRLSPVEHRRFLQADSFEAVYGGGEANTAVSLAQFGCDTKFVTKLPDHEIGQAAINTLRQYGVDTSEILRGGDRIGIYYLEKGAAQRPSKVIYDRAGSSIAASKAEEFDWERLLSGTDWFHITGITPALSAECAKASLEAVKTAKKLGVTVSCDINFRRKLWDKETAGKVMAGILSYTDVYIGGRDQAEELFGIPTNASDDSDYEAYKAVAEKLKERFGFKKVAITLRTTLSSDENKWAALLYDGTNHCFSREYRSLIVDRVGGGDSFAAGLIYALGEGMDTQAAVDFAAAASCLKLSVEGDCNIISADEVKALAFGSGSAQVQR; encoded by the coding sequence ATGAGATTTGTAACTTTCGGTGAGATGCTGCTAAGGCTATCTCCTGTGGAACACAGACGTTTTTTGCAGGCAGACAGCTTTGAAGCGGTATACGGCGGCGGAGAAGCAAATACCGCTGTATCACTGGCACAGTTCGGGTGTGATACCAAATTCGTCACAAAGCTCCCCGACCATGAAATAGGTCAGGCAGCCATAAACACACTGCGTCAGTACGGTGTCGATACCTCCGAGATACTCCGTGGCGGTGACAGGATAGGTATATACTACCTGGAGAAGGGTGCTGCACAGCGTCCCTCAAAGGTGATATACGACAGGGCAGGTTCATCCATAGCGGCATCCAAGGCAGAAGAATTCGACTGGGAAAGGCTGCTTTCGGGGACTGACTGGTTCCACATAACAGGTATAACTCCCGCCCTTTCGGCAGAGTGTGCAAAGGCTTCGCTTGAAGCTGTTAAGACTGCGAAAAAGCTGGGCGTAACAGTCAGCTGCGATATAAACTTCCGCCGCAAGCTGTGGGATAAAGAAACCGCAGGAAAGGTCATGGCCGGTATACTGTCGTATACAGACGTATACATCGGCGGACGAGATCAGGCGGAGGAACTATTCGGCATACCGACCAATGCCAGCGATGACAGCGACTATGAAGCGTACAAAGCTGTAGCCGAAAAACTGAAAGAACGATTCGGCTTCAAGAAAGTCGCAATAACCCTGAGGACTACACTTTCATCCGATGAGAACAAATGGGCTGCACTGCTGTACGATGGTACAAACCACTGTTTCAGCCGCGAATACCGTTCGCTGATCGTTGACCGTGTAGGCGGCGGCGACAGCTTTGCTGCAGGGCTGATATATGCACTCGGTGAGGGTATGGACACACAGGCTGCAGTTGATTTCGCAGCTGCTGCAAGCTGTCTTAAACTCTCGGTGGAAGGCGATTGCAACATCATAAGCGCAGATGAAGTAAAAGCACTGGCATTCGGCAGCGGTTCAGCGCAGGTACAAAGATAA
- the eda gene encoding bifunctional 4-hydroxy-2-oxoglutarate aldolase/2-dehydro-3-deoxy-phosphogluconate aldolase has product MDKMLEELGKIGIIPVVVIEDAEKAVPLAKALCEGGLPAAEVTFRTAAAKDAIAAMCKAFPEMIVGAGTVLTVKQAEDALAAGAKFIVSPNFDEAVVKLCLERNVTVLPGIATPSELGKAVAIGLTEVKFFPAEQAGGLAMIKAMAAPFGGVKFMPTGGLNTKNIGEYLDAPEVIACGGSFMVNKAWIAAGDFEAVRKATESAVDIMLKVRYVGTDEEGASVFAAKKPERTLYHMARRGHIGTGISIIRG; this is encoded by the coding sequence ATGGATAAGATGTTGGAAGAACTTGGTAAAATAGGAATAATCCCCGTGGTTGTGATAGAGGATGCCGAAAAAGCTGTACCGCTGGCAAAAGCTTTATGCGAGGGCGGTCTGCCTGCGGCTGAGGTAACTTTCCGCACAGCGGCGGCTAAGGATGCTATCGCGGCTATGTGCAAAGCTTTCCCCGAAATGATAGTCGGTGCCGGCACAGTGCTGACAGTAAAACAGGCTGAGGATGCACTTGCGGCAGGTGCGAAGTTCATCGTTTCACCGAATTTTGATGAAGCGGTAGTAAAGCTCTGCCTTGAAAGGAACGTCACCGTACTGCCGGGCATAGCTACGCCCTCGGAACTTGGAAAGGCAGTTGCTATAGGACTTACAGAGGTTAAATTCTTCCCTGCGGAACAGGCAGGCGGACTTGCCATGATAAAGGCGATGGCTGCGCCCTTCGGCGGAGTGAAGTTCATGCCTACAGGCGGACTGAATACAAAGAACATCGGGGAATACCTTGATGCCCCTGAGGTCATAGCCTGCGGCGGAAGCTTCATGGTGAACAAGGCATGGATAGCCGCAGGGGATTTTGAAGCTGTACGCAAGGCGACCGAATCAGCTGTGGACATTATGCTGAAAGTAAGGTATGTCGGTACAGATGAAGAGGGTGCAAGCGTATTTGCTGCCAAAAAGCCCGAAAGAACTTTATACCACATGGCACGCAGAGGTCATATCGGCACAGGCATAAGTATAATACGGGGGTGA
- a CDS encoding mannitol dehydrogenase family protein gives MKLSTESIVNNKQAWEDKGFIMPGYDTEAVKKRTLDHPAWIHFGGGNIFRGYIACLQDELIKKGEAESGIITVDSFNTETIEKIYDPFDDLVLLVGLRAQGDRYLRVIGSIGGALCAKGEGFGQLKKYAESSSLQMISFTITEKGYAVKDMNGDVFPFVKEDISAGPEGSLNSAMAVIAAMLYFRFIAGEKPLALVSMDNCSRNGDKLRAGVMFIACAWAENGLVSQDFITYLESGKVSFPWSMIDKITPRPDSGICDELTAMGIEGMQPVRTARGTYIAPFVNAEMPQYLVIEDDFPNGRPPLEKAGVYLTDRVTVDRAEKMKVMTCLNPLHTALAIFGCLLGHKKIAEEMEDTDLRKLVYRLGYNEGLPVVVDPGIIRPEDFLREVLEERLPNGNLPDTPQRIATDTSQKLAIRFGETIKAYEEKGDTSTLELIPLVIAAWFRYLTGTDDNGEAMELSSDPMLEYMQKTVRKEWYGNVCDGIKVREVLKNSTLFGTDLVNAGLADKIISYLDKMLAGKGAVRKTLSEAVGKD, from the coding sequence ATGAAGCTATCAACGGAAAGCATAGTCAACAACAAACAGGCATGGGAAGACAAGGGCTTCATAATGCCGGGATATGATACGGAAGCTGTAAAAAAGCGCACGCTGGATCATCCTGCATGGATACACTTCGGCGGCGGCAATATATTCCGCGGATATATCGCCTGCCTTCAGGACGAACTGATAAAGAAAGGCGAGGCTGAAAGCGGCATTATCACGGTGGACAGCTTTAATACCGAGACTATCGAGAAGATATACGATCCATTCGATGATCTGGTGCTGCTGGTGGGACTTCGTGCTCAGGGCGATAGATATCTGCGTGTAATAGGCAGTATCGGCGGCGCACTCTGCGCTAAGGGTGAAGGCTTCGGTCAGCTTAAAAAATATGCCGAAAGCAGTTCCCTGCAGATGATATCATTCACCATCACCGAAAAAGGCTACGCTGTAAAGGATATGAACGGCGATGTATTCCCATTTGTGAAGGAGGATATAAGCGCAGGACCCGAGGGCAGCCTGAACTCTGCTATGGCTGTTATCGCGGCTATGCTGTATTTCAGGTTCATAGCAGGCGAAAAGCCACTGGCTTTGGTCAGCATGGATAACTGCAGCCGCAACGGCGACAAGCTGCGCGCAGGGGTGATGTTCATAGCCTGTGCATGGGCTGAAAATGGTCTTGTCAGCCAAGACTTTATCACTTATCTTGAAAGCGGCAAGGTCAGCTTCCCATGGTCTATGATAGACAAGATAACTCCACGTCCCGACAGCGGTATATGCGATGAACTGACCGCTATGGGCATTGAGGGAATGCAGCCTGTAAGGACCGCCCGCGGAACTTACATAGCCCCCTTCGTAAATGCCGAGATGCCTCAGTATCTCGTGATAGAGGACGATTTCCCGAACGGCAGACCGCCCCTTGAAAAGGCAGGAGTATATCTGACCGACCGCGTGACCGTTGACCGCGCAGAGAAGATGAAGGTAATGACCTGCCTTAATCCCCTGCATACGGCGCTTGCAATATTCGGCTGTCTGCTGGGTCACAAAAAGATAGCCGAGGAAATGGAGGACACCGACCTCAGAAAGCTGGTATACCGCCTTGGATACAACGAGGGTCTTCCCGTAGTTGTTGACCCCGGTATAATCCGTCCCGAGGATTTCCTAAGAGAAGTGCTGGAAGAACGTCTGCCAAACGGCAACCTGCCAGATACTCCACAGAGGATAGCCACCGATACCAGCCAGAAGCTTGCTATACGCTTCGGTGAAACGATAAAGGCTTATGAAGAAAAGGGCGATACCTCAACACTTGAACTTATACCACTGGTTATAGCGGCATGGTTCAGGTACCTGACCGGTACAGACGATAACGGCGAGGCTATGGAACTGAGTTCCGACCCGATGCTGGAGTATATGCAGAAGACCGTCCGCAAGGAATGGTACGGGAACGTATGCGATGGCATAAAAGTACGTGAAGTGCTGAAAAACAGCACCCTGTTCGGTACCGATCTGGTAAATGCTGGTCTTGCGGATAAGATCATATCTTACCTCGATAAAATGCTGGCAGGCAAAGGCGCTGTACGCAAAACCCTCAGCGAAGCCGTAGGCAAAGACTAA